One window of Quercus robur chromosome 12, dhQueRobu3.1, whole genome shotgun sequence genomic DNA carries:
- the LOC126708582 gene encoding salutaridine reductase-like: MADPTKNAGTKRIALVTGANRGIGFEISKQLASNGVKVILTARDVKRGNEAVEKLNAAGYSDVIFHQLDLEDSASISTLADFITNQFGKLDILVNNAGVNGAIVSEELWKHDVTEILLGANARPLKELVNQTYETVKNCLGTNYYGIKQLSKALIPLIQLSNSGRIVNVSSIFGQLKFISNENARKELEDIDGLIEEKVDKVVDGFLEDAKENLIETNGWPANFSAYIVSKVALNAYTRILARKYPKIAINSVHPGYVSTDINHNTGVLTTEEGAKGPVMLALMPEGGPSGLFFDKTEMSTF, encoded by the exons ATGGCAGACCCAACCAAGAATGCTGGGACAAAGAG GATTGCACTTGTAACGGGGGCTAATAGAGGGATCGGATTTGAAATATCTAAACAACTAGCGTCAAACGGAGTCAAAGTGATATTAACTGCTAGAGATGTGAAGAGGGGCAATGAAGCTGTTGAAAAACTCAATGCCGCTGGATACTCTGATGTGATTTTTCATCAACTAGACTTGGAGGACTCGGCTAGCATTTCTACTTTGGCGGATTTTATCACAAACCAATTTGGGAAGCTTGACATATTG GTAAATAATGCTGGGGTTAATGGAGCCATAGTCAGCGAGGAATTGTGGAAACATGATGTTACAGAA ATTCTTCTAGGTGCAAATGCCAGACCTCTAAAGGAGCTTGTAAACCAGACTTATGAAACAGTAAAGAATTGTCTAGGAACAAACTATTATGGGATCAAGCAACTGAGCAAAGCACTTATTCCGCTTATTCAATTATCCAATTCAGGGAGAATAGTAAATGTCTCTTCCATCTTTGGACaattaaag TTTATTTCAAATGAGAATGCAAGGAAGGAACTAGAAGATATTGATGGCCTCATAGAAGAGAAAGTGGACAAGGTGGTAGATGGATTTCTAGAAGATGCCAAGGAGAATTTGATAGAAACCAATGGTTGGCCTGCTAATTTTTCTGCTTACATCGTCTCCAAGGTAGCTCTTAATGCTTATACTAGGATTTTGGCAAGGAAGTATCCCAAAATTGCAATCAACTCAGTCCATCCTGGGTATGTTAGCACAGACATTAACCATAATACTGGAGTTCTGACTACTGAAGAAGGTGCAAAAGGTCCTGTTATGTTGGCTCTGATGCCCGAAGGTGGGCCCTCTGGCCTCTTCTTTGATAAAACTGAAATGTCTACGTTTTGa